In one Bryobacteraceae bacterium genomic region, the following are encoded:
- a CDS encoding cytochrome P460 family protein, which translates to MVPRAILLLTVCILWAGPMARPRYTAAGELIRPEGWREWKFVAANYGMGYTEGSPETAANATFHNIYIQPEAFAAYKKSGVFPDGAMLVMEVVKPGTNASINKRGVFQDQFLGIEVALKDSKRFPEKWAYFNFIDREHNTQLAQSKAFPKKSCWDCHNQHAAADNVFVQFYPALRDARTH; encoded by the coding sequence ATGGTCCCGCGCGCGATTCTGCTTCTCACCGTCTGTATCCTTTGGGCCGGACCCATGGCTCGCCCGCGCTACACCGCCGCCGGCGAACTCATCCGTCCCGAAGGCTGGCGCGAATGGAAATTCGTCGCGGCCAACTACGGCATGGGCTACACCGAAGGTTCGCCCGAAACCGCCGCCAACGCCACCTTCCACAACATCTATATCCAGCCGGAAGCCTTCGCCGCCTACAAGAAATCCGGAGTCTTCCCCGATGGCGCCATGCTCGTCATGGAAGTCGTGAAGCCCGGAACCAACGCCTCCATCAACAAACGCGGCGTTTTCCAGGACCAGTTCCTCGGCATCGAAGTCGCTCTCAAAGACTCCAAGCGCTTCCCCGAAAAATGGGCGTACTTCAACTTCATTGACCGTGAGCACAACACCCAGCTTGCGCAGTCGAAGGCCTTCCCGAAGAAATCCTGCTGGGACTGCCACAATCAGCACGCCGCCGCCGACAACGTCTTTGTCCAGTTTTACCCGGCGCTCCGCGACGCCCGTACCCACTAG
- a CDS encoding fused MFS/spermidine synthase, translated as MPRTADTRAAGTLAAPTVTPPRPAASVPPRYLATVFLSAFLLFLVQPMIARRILPWFGGAAAVWTTCLLFFQTVLLGGYYYAHRLDRAARPGRIHIAILAASVLLLPALAWTAPPTGANPVLGVLAILAAWVGGPYFVLSATGPLLQAWYSREFPGSTPYRMYAVSNLGSMLGLLAYPVLIEPFAGTRLQLILWAAGYAVFAVLCGRLATRALAAPVNADLAALGTAVSDAAGKPASTAAWLIFPAAASAALLAVTNHLTQNIAPVPFLWILPLTLYLVTLIISFDKPEWCRPALFHPLAMAALGAMAWALVKLDPSSTLSISIPLFNAGLFCVCMYCHGELAARKPAPAFLTSYYLRIALGGALGALVIAVGAPLLLRYSVELALVVAACALIGMFGNWRKNPLADLAWTGVAIGAVVAAMLQVQSFRDGNLAASRNFYGALRVTTVGDGAALAMIHGIVNHGLQWRDDARKLAPTTYYGPTGGAGRLLSEPATAPRRVGVIGLGAGTLAAYANPGDSYRFYELDPQVIRDARQWFTFLGSSKAAVDVIAGDGRLSLDREAPNNFDVLVVDAFSGDSIPVHLLTREAAQLYRRRLKSDGVLALHLSNSVLDLAPVAAALAQSLGATAHIVRDPGNAEKMHYASIWALIPLDGRPVPGTPLNADPRRLWTDDYSNLLGAIRW; from the coding sequence TCACCCCGCCGCGGCCCGCTGCATCCGTCCCTCCCCGCTACCTCGCCACCGTCTTCCTCTCCGCCTTCCTTCTCTTCCTCGTCCAACCGATGATCGCCCGCCGCATCCTCCCCTGGTTCGGCGGCGCCGCCGCGGTCTGGACCACCTGCCTGCTCTTCTTCCAAACCGTTCTCCTCGGCGGCTACTACTACGCCCACCGGCTGGACCGCGCAGCGCGGCCCGGCCGCATCCACATCGCGATTCTGGCGGCAAGCGTGCTCCTGCTTCCGGCGCTCGCCTGGACCGCCCCACCCACCGGCGCGAACCCCGTCCTCGGCGTCCTCGCCATCCTCGCCGCCTGGGTCGGCGGTCCCTATTTCGTCCTCTCCGCCACCGGACCCCTCCTCCAGGCCTGGTACTCACGCGAGTTCCCCGGTTCCACGCCCTACCGAATGTACGCCGTCTCCAACCTCGGCTCCATGCTCGGCCTGCTCGCCTACCCCGTCCTCATTGAGCCGTTCGCCGGAACCAGACTGCAACTCATCCTCTGGGCAGCCGGCTACGCGGTCTTCGCCGTTCTATGCGGACGCCTCGCCACGCGCGCCCTCGCCGCCCCTGTCAACGCCGATCTCGCCGCGCTCGGGACCGCCGTCTCCGATGCCGCCGGCAAACCTGCTTCCACCGCCGCCTGGCTGATCTTTCCCGCCGCCGCCTCGGCCGCGCTACTCGCCGTCACCAACCACCTCACGCAAAACATCGCCCCGGTGCCGTTCCTCTGGATCCTCCCGCTTACCCTCTACCTCGTCACCCTCATCATCAGCTTCGATAAGCCTGAGTGGTGCCGCCCAGCCCTCTTCCACCCGCTCGCCATGGCGGCCCTCGGCGCGATGGCCTGGGCGCTCGTCAAGCTCGACCCCTCGTCCACCCTGTCCATCTCCATTCCCCTGTTCAATGCCGGACTCTTCTGCGTCTGTATGTACTGCCACGGCGAACTCGCCGCGCGGAAGCCGGCCCCGGCCTTCCTCACGTCCTACTATCTCCGGATCGCGCTCGGCGGAGCTCTTGGCGCGCTGGTGATCGCCGTCGGCGCGCCGCTCCTGCTTCGCTACTCGGTGGAACTCGCGCTGGTCGTCGCCGCTTGCGCCCTCATCGGCATGTTCGGCAACTGGCGCAAGAACCCGCTCGCCGACCTCGCTTGGACGGGTGTCGCCATCGGAGCCGTCGTCGCCGCAATGCTGCAGGTCCAATCCTTCCGCGACGGCAATCTCGCCGCCAGTCGCAATTTCTACGGGGCGCTCCGCGTTACCACTGTCGGCGATGGCGCTGCTCTCGCGATGATCCATGGCATCGTCAATCACGGCCTCCAATGGCGCGACGACGCCCGCAAGCTCGCCCCAACCACCTACTACGGCCCCACCGGAGGAGCCGGCCGCCTGCTCTCGGAACCGGCCACCGCCCCGCGCCGCGTCGGCGTCATCGGACTCGGTGCGGGCACGCTCGCCGCTTACGCGAATCCCGGCGACTCCTACCGCTTCTACGAACTCGACCCCCAAGTCATCCGCGACGCCCGTCAATGGTTCACCTTCCTGGGATCGTCGAAAGCCGCGGTCGACGTCATCGCCGGCGACGGCCGCCTCTCGCTCGACCGCGAAGCCCCGAATAACTTCGATGTCCTCGTCGTCGACGCCTTCTCCGGCGACTCCATTCCCGTCCACCTGCTTACGCGCGAAGCCGCGCAGCTCTACCGCCGGCGCCTGAAGTCCGACGGCGTCCTCGCTCTCCACCTCTCGAACTCCGTGCTGGACCTCGCCCCCGTCGCCGCCGCGCTCGCCCAATCCCTCGGCGCCACCGCCCACATCGTTCGCGACCCCGGCAACGCGGAAAAGATGCACTACGCCTCCATCTGGGCGCTCATCCCCCTCGACGGCCGCCCCGTCCCGGGAACACCCCTCAACGCCGATCCCCGCCGCCTATGGACCGACGACTACAGCAACCTCCTCGGCGCCATTCGGTGGTAG